The segment TTGCCTAAGTAGGATATTGCCCGCCCGACCAATCGAACCGAAATGATCCCTTGATGACCGAAACCGATCTTGTTCCCGTCTTCGACGGCCACAACGACACGCTGCTCAGGCTCTATCAGTCGAAAGACGCGGATGTCGAAAAGCTGTTCATCGAGGGAACATCGGGTGGCCACATCGACTTGCCGCGTGCGAAACAGGGCGGCTTTGCCGGCGGCATGTTTGCGATTTTTCCGCCGCCGGTCGAGAAATCCAAGCGCAGTGCGGTTCCTCCCGCGCCGAGCGATATCGAGCCCTTGCCGCCTGAAATTCCGCGCGCCGACGCGCTTGCTTCCACCATCGCCATGGCCTCGATCCTGTTCAGGCTGGAACGAGCGTCGGCGCTCACCGTCTGCCGCCGCGCCGGCGATGTGCGAAACGCGATGGCGCAAGGGTCGATCGCAGCGGTATTCCATATCGAAGGCGTCGAGGCGATCGACCCCGAACTGACCATGCTTGACGTGCTGCATGCGGCCGGCTTGCGCTCGCTCGGCATCGTCTGGAGCCGCCCGAACGCTTTCGGCCATGGCGTGCCGTTCCGTTTCCCGTCGACGCCCGACACCGGACCTGGCCTGACCGATGCCGGCAAGGCGTTGGTCAAGGCCTGCAACCAGCTCGGCATCATGGTCGATCTCTCGCACCTCAACGAGAAGGGGTTTCGCGACGTCGCCGAGATCAGCGACGCACCACTGGTCGCGACCCATTCCAATGTCCATGCGATCTGCGGCCATTCGCGTAACCTCACCGAATGGCAGCTCGGCGCGATCCGCGACTCGGGCGGCATGGTCGGGCTGAATTTCGCGACCGGGTTTTTGCGCGAAGACGGCAAGATGAATGCCGATACCAGTCTCGACATCATGGTGCGCCATGTCGATTCACTGCTGCAGGCGCTGGGCGAAGACGGCGTCGGGCTCGGGTCCGACTTCGACGGCGCCATGATCCCGGCTGTGATCGG is part of the Mesorhizobium sp. L-2-11 genome and harbors:
- a CDS encoding dipeptidase encodes the protein MTETDLVPVFDGHNDTLLRLYQSKDADVEKLFIEGTSGGHIDLPRAKQGGFAGGMFAIFPPPVEKSKRSAVPPAPSDIEPLPPEIPRADALASTIAMASILFRLERASALTVCRRAGDVRNAMAQGSIAAVFHIEGVEAIDPELTMLDVLHAAGLRSLGIVWSRPNAFGHGVPFRFPSTPDTGPGLTDAGKALVKACNQLGIMVDLSHLNEKGFRDVAEISDAPLVATHSNVHAICGHSRNLTEWQLGAIRDSGGMVGLNFATGFLREDGKMNADTSLDIMVRHVDSLLQALGEDGVGLGSDFDGAMIPAVIGDVTGLPKLLDAFAARGFGRALIEKIAYRNWISMLEKTIG